Within Triticum dicoccoides isolate Atlit2015 ecotype Zavitan chromosome 1B, WEW_v2.0, whole genome shotgun sequence, the genomic segment NNNNNNNNNNNNNNNNNNNNNNNNNNNNNNNNNNNNNNNNNNNNNNNNNNNNNNNNNNNNNNNNNNNNNNNNNNNNNNNNNNNNNNNNNNNNNNNNNNNNNNNNNNNNNNNNNNNNNNNNNNNNNNNNNNNNNNNNNNNNNNNNNNNNNNNNNNNNNNNNNNNNNNNNNNNNNNNNNNNNNNNNNNNNNNNNNNNNNNNNNNNNNNNNNNNNNNNNNNNNNNNNNNNNNNNNNNNNNNNNNNNNNNNNNNNNNNNNNNNNNTGTTTGGATGCATCTAAAATGATTTTTGGTACATTGTGTTAGGTTGCACTAGCTACAAGCGTACTTTTGGATATTGGTCATCAAAGTTGCTTTTTAGTTGTGCATATGATCACACACAAAGTACAAAAACCCCGATGTTTGCTATATATGACTCATCTTATTCACTTTATATGTCACACACTTATCAAGATAGTATCACTTTTGCAACCGATTTTGAAACCTTGTATAGGCTGTCAGCCATAAACAAAAAAGGGAAAGATTGTGTAGGACTAAGTTGCAATCGTGTATGGGTTGTTTAGATATGCTCGATTGTTAAAGCCTTGCGTGTGGAGGGTTCTTCTAGACTCGGTTGCTTTTCATCAAACTAACTTTGTATTGTTCTCTAAGATGATAAGATGAACTGACGCCTGTAGAGCATGACATGACTCATCGAATTCCCTTTACATGTAAAAGATGGTAGTTGCTTACAAGCTACTCCTACTAGCATATATCCGGTCCTAACTCTAGACACGTCATCATCAGTTCCATTTTTTTTGAGATAAATCATTAGTTCCATGTTTTTTTTAGACAATCAGTTCCATCTATGTTTTTTTTTNNNNNNNNNNNNNNNNNNNNNNNNNNNNNNNNNNNNNNNNNNNNNNNNNNNNNNNNNNNNNNNNNNNNNNNNNNNNNNNNNNNNNNNNNNNNNNNNNNNNNNNNNNNNNNNNNNNNNNNNNNNNNNNNNNNNNNNNNNNNNNNNNNNNNNNNNNNNNNNNNNNNNNNNNNNNNNNNNNNNNNNNNNNNNNNNNNNNNNNNNNNNNNNNNNNNNNNNNNNNNNNNNNNNNNNNNNNNNNNNNNNNNNNNNNNNNNNNNNNNNNNNNNNNNNNNNNNNNNNNNNNNNNNNNNNNNNNNNNNNNNNNNNNNNNNNNNNNNNNNNNNNNNNNNNNNNNNNNNNNNNNNNNNNNNNNNNNNNNNNNNNNNNNNNNNNNNNNNNNNNNNNNNNNNNNNNNNNNNNNNNNNNNNNNNNNNNNNNNNNNNNNNNNNNNNNNNNNNNNNNNNNNNNNNNNNNNNNNNNNNNNNNNNNNNNNNNNNNNNNNNNNNNNNNNNNNNNNNNNNNNNNNNNNNNNNNNNNNNNNNNNNNNNNNNNNNNNNNNNNNNNNNNNNNNNNNNNNNNNNNNNNNNNNNNNNNNNNNNNNNNNNNNNNNNNNNNNNNNNNNNNNNNNNNNNNNNNNNNNNNNNNNNNNNNNNNNNNNNNNNNNNNNNNNNNNNNNNNNNNNNNNNNNNNNNNNNNNNNNNNNNNNNNNNNNNNNNNNNNNNNNNNNNNNNNNNNNNNNNNNNNNNNNNNNNNNNNNNNNNNNNNNNNNNNNNNNNNNNNNNNNNNNNNNNNNNNNNNNNNNNNNNNNNNNNNNNNNNNNNNNNNNNNNNNNNNNNNNNNNNNNNNNNNNNNNNNNNNNNNNNNNNNNNNNNNNNNNNNNNNNNNNNNNNNNNNNNNNNNNNNNNNNNNNNNNNNNNNNNNNNNNNNNNNNNNNNNNNNNNNNNNNNNNNNNNNNNNNNNNNNNNNNNNNNNNNNNNNNNNNNNNNNNNNNNNNNNNNNNNNNNNNNNNNNNNNNNNNNNNNNNNNNNNNNNNNNNNNNNNNNNNNNNNNNNNNNNNNNNNNNNNNNNNNNNNNNNNNNNNNNNNNNNNNNNNNNNNNNNNNNNNNNNNNNNNNNNNNNNNNNNNNNNNNNNNNNNNNNNNNNNNNNNNNNNNNNNNNNNNNNNNNNNNNNNNNNNNNNNNNNNNNNNNNNNNNNNNNNNNNNNNNNNNNNNNNNNNNNNNNNNNNNNNNNNNNNNNNNNNNNNNNNNNNNNNNNNNNNNNNNNNNNNNNNNNNNNNNNNNNNNNNNNNNNNNNNNNNNNNNNNNNNNNNNNNNNNNNNNNNNNNNNNNNNNNNNNNNNNNNNNNNNNNNNNNNNNNNNNNNNNNNNNNNNNNNNNNNNNNNNNNNNNNNNNNNNNNNNNNNNNNNNNNNNNNNNNNNNNNNNNNNNNNNNNNNNNNNNNNNNNNNNNNNNNNNNNNNNNNNNNNNNNNNNNNNNNNNNNNNNNNNNNNNNNNNNNNNNNNNNNNNNNNNNNNNNNNNNNNNNNNNNNNNNNNNNNNNNNNNNNNNNNNNNNNNNNNNNNNNNNNNNNNNNNNNNNATTCACGAAAACCAATATCATGATCCTCGAGATGAATTGTATTTGGTCATCCGTCAGTTGAGGTAATTGTTTAATTTGCATTCCTGCGACCTCTTGTATGTATATGGAAAGAAAATTCTTACTATTTTCCGAGTTCACAGCCAATGCATTATCACTTCCGAAAAACTGCATTGGATGTACTGACGTAGATATATAATAGAGTGATCTACGTGCAATATTAAGAACGAGAAATCTTCATTCTGACTTGCAATAAGAGGGGTTAGTCTAGCTTTTTCCTGCTAAGAAATGAAGGTACCCATTACTGTCACCAGTTACTGTGCTATGCTAGTTGTCCTTATTATATATCAGCCCCCAAAAAGAATGCCCAGTGCTGAGCTATTGCAAGATCGGATAGTTTGTGATTGGTTCCCAGAAATCAAGCTCATGCACTTGGCTCCCAGAAAGTCAACACTCACGTTGGCTTCCATTTTCCTGACCAGCAAGACGTGCTTCTGCTAATGTAGGCTTGTGCTCCAAAATTCCCCATCAAGCTGGCTCCTGCTCCCCCGAATCCTACCCCCACCCATCCAAAAGCTTCAAGATCTCACAGAAATCTCCCAACTCCCGTTCGTCGGAGTAGAGCCTTCATACAGCCCCGCCCACACATCCACGCGGCGGCTGCTGCCATAACTTCACCGGAGTCGCCTCCTCCTTCCGCGCCACATCACCGGTGCCGGCCAGGCTCTCAATCTTCTGCTGCTGCCGCCGATACGATGCTGGAGCTGGCATCGACATGCTTGTGAGGGCCACTTCTTCCATGCTGTTACTGTGCTGTTGGTTCTGGGTGCTGCTGATCAGGGGCAAGCTCGTGAAGGTAACTATGCCTATGCCTGCAAGATTGGATTTTTACATGTAATTTGTTCAAGATCTACATATAAACGTCTTGCTCACACCATTCTCTTCTTCATTAATTTCTGTAGTGCACCTGTGTTGGAGGAGTTTCCTCCGAGAGTTCCAATGGCAGAGCTGGTGGTCACCATGGCGCTCCGGCCACTGGTTGCCATGCTCAGGGACAAGGCGTCCAATTATCTCCTCGACCAGTACAATGTAATGGAGGGAATGGAGAAGCAGCACATGATTCTGAAACGCAGACTTCCTATCATTCTGGACGTCATCACTGACGCCGAGGAGCAGGCGACGGCCAACAGAGAAGGGGCGAAAGCCTGGCTCCAGGAGCTCGAGAGAGTAGCCTATGAGGCAAATGAAGTCTTCGATGAATTCAAATATGAAGCACTTCGCCGTGAAGCCAGGAAGAATGGACACTACAAAAAGCTTGGATTTGATGTGATAAAACTCTTCCCTACTCACAACCGTGTTGTGTTCCGTCACAGAATGGGTAGCAAGCTTTGCAGGATTCTGGAGGATATCAATGTTCTCATTGCAGAGATGCATGACTTTGGGTTGAGGCAAACATTGTTTGTGTCCAAACAGTTGAGGCAGACACCAGTGTCCAAGGAGTGGAGACAGACAGATTATGTCATCATCGACCCACAAGAAATTGCCAGCAGATCCAGGGGCGAAGATAAGAAGAATATTGTTGGTAAACTACTTGGTGAAGCTAGCAATGCAAATCTCACAGTAGTTCCCATCGTCGGAATGGGGGGCCTTGGCAAGACCACATTAGCACAGCTCGTATACAGTGAACCTGAAATACAGAAGCATTTTCAGTTGCAGCTCTGGGTCTGCGTCTCAGATACCTTCGATGTGAATTCCGTGGCTAAGAGTATAGTTGAAGCATCCCCCAAGAAAAATCATGATACAAACAAACCACCACTGGATAGACTTCAAAAACTGGTCAGCGGGCAGAGGTATCTCCTTGTACTGGGTGATGTCTGGAACAGAGAGGTCCACAAGTGGGAAAGGCTGAAAGCTTGTCTTCATCATGGTGGCAATGGTAGTGCAGTATTGACAACAACCCGTGATAAACAAGTTGCTGAAATTATGGGCGCAGATAGAACCTACAATCTCAATGTTTTGAAGGATTACTTCATAAAGGAAATTATTGTGGATAGAGCATTCAGTTCAGAGAAGGAAAAGCCTCCAGAGCTACTCGAGATGGTTGGTGAGATTGTGAAGAGATGTCGTGGCTCTCCCTTAGCTGCAATTGCACTGGGATCTGTACTTCGTACCAAGACCAGCGTTGAAGAATGGAAGGCCGTATCATCTAGAACCAGCATTTGCACAGAGGAAACTGGAATTTTGCCAATACTGAAGCTTAGCTATAATGACTTGCCAGCACACATGAAgcagtcactactaggaaaagggctatagatggaattgacactaatggcgcaccagacatgtagtgcgccattagtatatactgggTTGACATCACTGGAGTCTCTGTGGAGAGAGCACCCCCCATTGTTGGAACACCTTTCCCTTCGAAACTGCAGTACCCTAGTATCCTTGCCTAACGACCCGCAATCATATGGATCTCTTCAACAACTAGAAATTAAAGGTTGTCCTGCAATAAAGAAGCTCCCTACATCCCTCCTGCAGCAACTGGACAACATCGGCTTCAAAGAACTAGATGCCCGTTTTGAAGGTACGCACGTCTTTCTATCTTTGCCACGTTCAACCAGAAAAATGCAGTCCTCCAACCGACTCCATTTACAACGTCAACACCTTTGTACAAGTTTGTTCTCCATTTTTTTAATGTCATATAGGTAGAAATCTTCATGCTACATTACTTTGTACAAGTTTGTTAATCTGACATCATTTGTGATATATACAGTAATGGCACTCAAACCAAAGACATGGAAGGAAATACCGAGACTAATCCGTGAGTGGTGGCCGGCAGACAGCGACAGCGACAGTGACAGTGACAGTGATTGAAGGTTGTTTTCAGTTATTTTTCCTTTCCAGGGAAAACCTCGAGAGGAATAGGGTTTCCCGGTTAACAGAGGAATACAGCATGAACCATTTCTTCGATATGTCCCAAGATGCAAATTCCGTAAAGATTGTGCTGTTGCAAATTGTTCCAAAAAAGAAACCATTGTGTGGACAAGTATGTGTCAGTCTACTTGTATATACTTAACAGCCAAGCCAAGAATCGGTGACGCTTTGTGCATCTGTTTGCTCCAAAAAAAATGCAAATTCTGAAGGTTGCTCTTTTGAGAAGTGCCCCCAGAAAGGTCATGTCATGATTACAATTGATTGGCCTTGTTGAACTTTGCCCTTTATCTTGTTCAGATACTTCAAATGTGAATTAGATGCTCCAGAGTTGGTACAAGTTGGGATATATGCCCACATTTGTGAGCTATATATCTAGTTGGTACAAGTTCAGATACTTAAAATGTGAATTAGACGCAGGTCGGCTGCAAACCTTGGTGATGTCCCGACTTATAGTTCATCTGGAGGGACTTAATTTTTATTTAGTGGCAACGACAAATAAGCTGGTAGAGATAGCCAAATTAGAAGCCCAGGCCCAGCCCATCCCAACTTGCCGACCTGCGTCTCCCCTTGTTCGTCTTCCTCGCCGGCCGGACCGCCTCGTGCTGCTCGCCGTCGCCGTCCGTTCATGGCGGCGGCGTCAGCCTCCGCGTCCTCCAAGCCCCCGTCCCACATCTCAGCACGGGcacgggcgcacggccaccgcggaGGATGATTGGCCATTCCCCTCCCTTCTCCCCCAAATCTCTACTCCTCGTCTGGCGCAGCAGGCCGTCCATGGGTGACATCCAGCCAGGCCTTCCCGCCAACACGAGGTACGGATCCTGTTCGTCCGTCTTCTTCCGCGGATTCGACCCCTCCCTCCTGCTATGTGGTCTCGAGTGGTCTCGAGTGGATTTCCCGTCCGTCCATGGTTGGCAGGCAGGCTACAGAGCTGCCACTCAAGACAGTACATTTTCTTTCCAAACATGGTTACCAACAAAATATGAAAATTCTATCATTACTAGGAGTACTATTTAACAATTCCCTGTATCTGTATGTAGACTTCCATTATGTACCATTGTTTATGTTATTAACACATGGTTTTGCTAGGGAGGACGGAGAGCGAAGATGTGTTCATGTTATGTTCTATTACCAGTTTTCGACACACGGTTTCGTAGCAGACTCTGGATAGAACACACCGCTCAATTATGTTCTGTTATGCAGGATGTAAGAAATGTTTGTGGCAGTGCACAAAAGAAAGTCGAGAGATTGATACAGCTGCTGTCGGTAGTTTTCAGCGAGCTTACCAGCTTTTATGAGGTAAAACTTGTTACACTAGTAACGTGCTAATTGTCTACTAGTATTCTTCAGTcctataatataagacgttttttgacactacactagtgtaaaaaaacatcttacattatgggacagagggagtagtattcttCAGTGCTTGAAAAACAAGGATGTCAGCCAATTCGTTCACCTCTAGGACCTACACTTCTCCTTACTGGAGTCATCTATATTCATGAGCGCCTTAATTCCTTTACAACTTGCATTCGAGACGGCAGATATTGGAAGACCCAATATAGTTTAGAAAAAAGAAAGCTCTGCCAAGATAACCTGCTAAGACACTAAGACCTTCCAAAGTATCAATTGGTAACATGCAACTCTGTTTTACAATGTTTTTTTCAGTTACTAAGTCTGTTTT encodes:
- the LOC119315382 gene encoding putative disease resistance protein RGA1; amino-acid sequence: MAELVVTMALRPLVAMLRDKASNYLLDQYNVMEGMEKQHMILKRRLPIILDVITDAEEQATANREGAKAWLQELERVAYEANEVFDEFKYEALRREARKNGHYKKLGFDVIKLFPTHNRVVFRHRMGSKLCRILEDINVLIAEMHDFGLRQTLFVSKQLRQTPVSKEWRQTDYVIIDPQEIASRSRGEDKKNIVGKLLGEASNANLTVVPIVGMGGLGKTTLAQLVYSEPEIQKHFQLQLWVCVSDTFDVNSVAKSIVEASPKKNHDTNKPPLDRLQKLVSGQRYLLVLGDVWNREVHKWERLKACLHHGGNGSAVLTTTRDKQVAEIMGADRTYNLNVLKDYFIKEIIVDRAFSSEKEKPPELLEMVGEIVKRCRGSPLAAIALGSVLRTKTSVEEWKAVSSRTSICTEETGILPILKLSYNDLPAHMKQSLLGKGL